In the genome of Dromiciops gliroides isolate mDroGli1 chromosome 1, mDroGli1.pri, whole genome shotgun sequence, the window CCTAAAAATCCAACTAATGTCTTGGAAGCCTTCCTTGCCTTCTTCTGACATCACAAGGATACCAATAGAGCACTAAGGCTGTCCATCTGCTATCACTAGTTCTCAGCATATGACCAGctccttttttttctatcactcttctccaaaaacaaaattttacttCAGTTCTTTGAAGTTCCTTGTTTGTTATGTATTACAGACTATTCACACCCAACATGTGCCTTTTCATTGTCTTCTGTATgcttctcattttatttcctcataGACCGTCAGGTTCCTTGACTTGTAGCTATACAacagcattgttgttgttcagtcatttagtcgtgtccaaccctttgtgGCTCCACCCACTATAGCACACCAACACTTTGtgtgtttttcttgacaaagatactagattggtttgccatttccttcttcaatggattaaggcaaacagaggttaagtgacttgcccagggtcacacaagtattaagtgtctgaggctggatttgaactcaggtcttcctctttCGAGGCCCAGGGCTCTAACCATTGAGCAACCTAGCTACTTCTTAGTAGACTAAAAAAATATGGTATTTTGTTTCTACAAGAAGCATGGATTTATTAAGGGAGTTCtggattttcctaaagtcaacccagccttctctttttctcttgcttAATTCTGGTCCCAActaattttccatattttttgcCCCAGATTTTTTACTGATAACTAAATTCTTTAGGTTGCTAATCTATGTTATAATTTGGTGGACTATTTATCTACTTGGGTTTGTGGTGGAGGTGGTCAGTCAGGTTCCCAGGAGGTTCACCAGTGCTCCAGGGCTTGATGAAACCGTCATGTTGTACTGCACAAAGAAGTATCTAGAAGACTTTACCACCATAGGGAATTTTTCAACTTGGATTCCATACTGGACCTCATCCATCACAGTGGTGAAAAACTTTGGTGAATGTCTCTATTTTTTTGGCTTCACTTTTTGATCAAAATGTTCTCTAATAAGGTTATCAGAAATAAGATCCAAGATTTTATTACATGTACTTTGTATATTCCCTTCCTTGCAATATGTCATGAATTGATCCCTTAGTGCCCTCACAATTGTATTGCCTAAATCTTGGATCTATTCTATGTGCACTTGATCTAATCCAGCtgcttttcctgtcttttttcaCTTTAGTGCCATCACTACTTTCCCCATAAGCACATGTtggattatgatttttaaaaattcagatgtGGTGGTTATAATCCCTATGGTGGTGAAAAAAAAGTCTGTTATAGCAATATTTGCAaatcttttctggttttcttctgtttattgtcCTCCTTCCATTTTCAGCTATTTAAGCATATCATCTTTTGGGATGACTTTGCTTAATTGGATCTCtcgccacatttttttttttaaaactgctaTCACCCTCTACAGCTTTTCTCTGACTTTTTAAGCAATACTACCCATACTTTTCTATAATCTTCTCCATGACATTttatgaaacaaaaccaaaacatttttcatgtttttaatttttatatcacctttatttctccTCTGCCCCCTACCCAATAGGCCATCAAAGCAAAAGGGTAAAAAGCTAACTAAATTAAGCAATACATCTAATAGTAGTATATGCACTATTTTGTGCTCCTAGTTCCACCTCATCTATAAAGAGATGTTATtcttcaattgtgtctgattttcttggctaagatactagagtagttttccatttccttctccaattcattttatagatgaggaaactgaggcaaacagggctaagtgacttgcctagggtcacacagttactatatgtctgaggtcagatttgaactcaggtcttcctggcttcaagcccagcgttctatccactgatccacccagCTGCCACCAAAGACATcagagtggtgtgccatttctttctctagcttattttacagaagaaaaagctgaggcaaacagggttaagtgacttccccagggttatacaactaaaATTGTCTTAGGAACTCAGAAAGGTGAATTTTCCTGGccacaggcctggcactctatctactataccacctgtctactcccaaagaaataaaggaggTACATTGTCTCATCTCTTCCCTGGGAACAAgcctggtcattataattattaaacATTGAGtttcatggtttttgtttttagttgttctttccagttacattgttgtagtcatcttgtaaattgttttcctggttctgatacaatttatacatttttctcttccttacaatcaaataatattcattatatttattgCAACAGTTTTTTGTCCATTCCTGAAATAATGGGCATGCTTTCCCCCCCATTTCCTTTAATTCTCAAAAAATACTCCTATGAATACTTTCATATATGTAAGACATTTCTGGCTTTAACCTCATTTTAGTCTATGTTTAGCAATGAGATTTGGGGgacaaaggatatggacattttagtcatttttaaaacataattccaaattcattTCCAGAATACTTGgaacaattcacagctccaccaatagtttATTATATGTCTATCTTTCTGCAGCCTCTCTGTTATAACTATTTGCATATGTTTTCATGTATGCCAATTTTCTGAGTGAGAGGTGCAAAgttctttgtatttgcatctttttctaattattagtgatttggaacaatctttcatttgattattaatagtttgttgttattttgagtTCAGTTGGAGCTTATTCTTTGattacttatctattggggaatggcttttggttttaTAAGTTATGTGCCAATATATTTTTGATAGCagagatatttgaaaaaaaatttttttctcagtcaGCCAGATTCCCTTATTATCCTAGttgagttggggtttttttgttttgttttttctcccaatttccataatactttacagatgaatttttattcttaattGGAGTTGACTTTGGTTGCCCTTTCTTTTATCCTGAAAAGCAAGTCAAGTGTTTTTTGAATAAGGAATTTTTTgggttcttttcatttccttgttATGATAATTGACTTACATCTGTTAAACTTCTGTAGGAAAGTACTTAAATATATgtctattatccattttccttatcAAGGACTAGAATCACCTGAACAATAAAATTTATCACAGTTTCCCAGTTGAGCTCCACACCCTTTAAAACTACCCAGGACAAAAACTCTTTCATTGACTCCTTCTAACTATCAAGAAAGCTTATCAAACAAGATAATTGTCTAATCAGCAGGTTGGAGAGTCAGGTACAATTAAGTTGTGTATTTGTATAACACTTATTTTCTGAAGTGCTTTTCATTTATCATATGATTTATTACTCATCATATGCTGAGCAGAAAATGACATAGTTCTAATAAGTGGTATTTTTtccattgggaaaaaaatttttaactgtTACATTACTTACCTGAGATAAAccagaaaattatttctatttctaaaaattgttgatttgttgttttgcaAACTTCCTAATTTAAACCTACTTCACAACTGAAGAGCTTTAGGGGCAGGTGGCAGGACATAGTAGAAGGAATActtgacttagagtcagaagagataTAGGTTTAGGTTCTGACTGAGACATTTGTTtgttgtataaccttgggcaaatcatttaacctttctgagcctcagtttcttcattgtaaaatggggataataatgcttgcaGTACCTATGTAACAATGTTGTTAGAAATTAAGTAAACCTTAATGTGATATACAAATGTGtgctaatatttttctttcattctttttcccagAACCATGGGTCAAGAGGATTAATGTTGATTCAATGGTTAATATGCATATGGCCTCAAAATAGACATTTCTGTTAACTCTCTAGGCATGAATTTCTGTTCCTCTCTTCATTCCTGTCAGAAAACCAAAGGACAGTGTGCATGTTACAATGCATTGATATATTCCCATGACTTTTAATTATGATACCTAGTGCTTTCTCATAATAGGAATGTTCCCTTGAGATGATAAGATACAGCCCTTCCAGGAAGCACTTAGGAGATTTGTTTTCAGCCACATCCTCAGAGCAACAGAATGATGTTATGTTTGGTCTGTTAAGGAGATGCCATAAGAAcacaggggttttttgtttgtttgtttttaccagtattgccatatttttttaatctttttaaaaaatacctgaaGGGAttcagtcaaggagaaaatatttaccAGAGACAATGGAGCCATTGGCAGACATGCTAGAGATCATCACTTGTGCCATTCTCATTTTTGTGAGCATTGTGGGGaatacttgtttatttttttctacaagGAGATGTATCAGTGGACCTTTGCAACCATCTCTCATGATTATTTTCAGTCTTGTATTTGTTCACCTCCTGAAAAACTTGGTTGTGAATATCATGAAAATTGTTTATTCCTCTGGTGGCATGTTGGACTCAGTCAGCTGCAAAATTCTCCGATTCACAGAGACTCTGTCCACTCAGCTTGCTATCTGGTTCATGTTACATTTTGCTGTGCTTTACCATCATAAGCTATACCAAATTGTCCATCCTGCAAATGAGACTCTGAATCTGAACCATCAGAAGAGGCATTTAAAGGCAGTTTCCATCCTTTggatcactggatttggaatttgtATTCCAATTTTAGCTTTCACTGAAAAGCTCCAACATCTGAATGGAGCAAATGACACAGGATTGCTGTATACCAAAGGGCTTAACATGGATTGCGAGATTGATTTTGGAAACCGACAGGTAGAATATTactatgagaaaatatttttagtcCTTATTGACATTCTTCCATTGACTatcttagtttttgtttgtttttggattgTTTTCTTGCTTTGGGAGCAAAGGAGACTAACATATGGTGGCATTTGGATGGGAGATGATGCTTCAGAGATTGAAATCTTTCGAGGAGCTAAAGTCAGTATTTTGTTGACATTACTGATTACCTCTCTGTGGATTTcccactttgtttttatttgtttccttaaaaaCTTGGAATCCTTTCCCTTTACTCCAGCTTTGCTCACAGCTCTGTCTTCAAGTTTTTCTGCTGTTAGTCCATATGTTCTTATGCTGGTTAATTACAAAGTGAAGCTGGAGGCCTTCTGCtgtaggaaaacagaaaaatttaCTACACAACCTACAAATGTTCTTCCCTGTCCATATgcatcatgaaaaaaaaacccgCTTTATTTTATGTTTCAGTAACATGGAAACCTTCCTATTTTAGGGGAAGTAGAAATGTCCCAGCACTCATTGTCAACTGACAGAAAAATTCTTTCCAGtcagggaaacaaaacaaaacacctcataGATAAAACAGGCACCTCAAGAAAACTCTGAAACAAAGAAGGTACAGGTACCAATGACTTTGTAATAAGTTCAGGGGGAAGATTGGTTAACaagcctactatttgccaggaactGAGCTAGATTCTAATTGATGAAAAATGTGCtaagttgaaaaaaaattctaattgtaaaaaaatcacatttgttGTTATGTTTTTAGGTTAACTCTAAAAATGATTATCATAGTATACTTATAATACCCCTGCATAAAACTAATCTTCATGGAATTAAAGGGGATTCCATGATAAAACTCACAATCAATATACTTtactgaatacctactatgtgtaagacactgCAAGAGAATAACAATAGGATTAATGCTTGAGATGATACTTAGCTTCTGCGAGGTATCATTACTCTTTAGGTTATGTAACAGTAATAAGTTTTTTGTTCTTCTCTATTACATTTCTTGAAATGTCTCAACACATATGTAAGAAATAAATCAATAATGCAATCTCTTGGGGGTTTTATTgaccaaaataatattccatttaaaTTTGATGCAgtctttattcattttatttaactGTTAGCCCTCTTAGTAACTAACAATGCTGCATAGAATtggaataaataattttaaaataatatttgctgTTGTAGTTTATaattcctaaaaattatttcccccattaaatATGTTGTTATCACAGATTTTTAATCTCTTATTCTTTTGTGCTCATCCAATTATATAAAGCTAATTACTCCTTGAAAATAAGGGAAtgaatttgcaaaatatttttccttcttattttggtTAATTCATGAATTAGAAAGATATGTTAGCTATTTAGATTTAAAACAGTAAAACATTGCTTTGATGCCAAGACTTATTTCCAGTGAAGTAGTTTCAATtgcataaacatttattaagtgtataccTTATTCCTATGTCTATGGacaatgttattttctttttattttcttttcttttttcttgtggggcaatcagggttaggtgacttgtccagggtcacacagctagtaagtgtcaagtgtctgaggcaggttttgaactcaggtcctcctgaatccagggccagtgctttatccactgtgccacctagctgccgctacaATGCTATTTTCAAAACATTTACCAAAAATATTCAGAAACAAATGTGTCTgttgtctctcttctttcctcctgtcCTCCTTCTctacttttcccttcctctcttttctcttcatccACTACACTATCTTCTTCTATGAGAAAGTTAACAAGCAGAATTTCAGAGCTTTTCTGCAAtagcaaataaaatatttcaatttgtaAATTGATTTCAAAAAGTTATTTGACTTGCTAAAGTAAATTTCAGCTTCAAGACAGGTCTCCCATGCATGTTAagattatataaaattgcttaataTGTGCAAAGAGATAACTGTTCTGATTATTGCTATTAGCAAAAGAATAAAACACATATATTCAACAAAGATATGTGACCATATGAGAGAACGTACTATATCAAGTCCAAATGAAAGGTAATTCCTTATAGATGGTGAGGTCCTTCAGACACTCCTGTTTGTAGATATTTTGCTGATCCTACCTTTAGCACCAACTatcttgtgaccttggacaagtcatttaacactgtagTCCTCTAAGCAACTGTCTGAAACTATTCATTTCAGAGAAGGTACCAGTTTGCTGTGGTTGaagaagtttcctcatcttaagaGTTCTTTGTATTGAGGAAATCACATATTCAGTCCCAAATCCTCATTCCTATCTTACTAATTGTATTAAGGCCTGGAATACTACAAGGGTTCCTCAGTAATATCTTGAAAGAGTTGGGCCTAGAAAGTCATACAGGAAGAGCCAAAGAAACAATTTGTATTCATTGCCCAAATTATGACCAGCAACTAGTTGGATAGGACCATTTTAATACATATCATGGCCTATGGGAAATTTTACCTATGCAATCTAGGCCATGCTCTACTACCTGTTCAAACTCAGACTCCTTTAAAGTTGTCCATCTATAATACCCAACCATGATATGTATAAAAATGGTCCTATCCAACTGCTGGTTATAATACACTATGTACTATATACATCATACATAGTACATCAAACTTTCAACAATCCTAAGCTGCTCGCTGGCACAAAATCTCATATTTTTACTAATGTGTTCCTGGCgacattatttgaatttgaataATGGAATAAAACAGTGTCAAAGAACAAAAATTACAGGGCATCTAGAGGgcaatgtgcatatatgtatgtggcaGAATATTAACTACGACTtgtgaaaaaatgatctaaaaaaTTCATCACTAAAATGTATGATCAAAAGGGTAGTCAGGATTGTCTTGTTTCCAGAGAAAGGGATTACAGTCAGCTTAAGTACCATAATAGTACtatatgatgctttaaaaaacaaaaaatgggagAGGAATGCCTCCAGGGCATTGGGTAAATAGATTGTTGCtttggaaacttcctctaccaatgcagatcagcaacagCAATTTAATAGTCTTAGAAGCCTGTAGGACAGattcacacagtcagtatgttaTTAAAAGTAGGAAATGaccccatgtcttcctgattgaAGCAGATTTTCAGACCTGGACTATATAAAGGATATATTGGAGAGTAAAAAAACTAGAAGCAGAAAGAccaattttcaattcaattcaacaaatgtttaatgaCTACTCTCTGCAAATCACTGTGATATGTGCTAGGAGAGAGATTCAAATTTAAGATTATACATGACCCCTGCTGcaatggagcttacattctactaggctAGCACCTGAGCCATGGGGAGTTAGAATTTGATCTAGGGTTGGTGGCAGTGGGAGTGGAAAGGAGTAGataaatcaaagaaatatttcaaCTGTAGACAAGAGCATTTGACACCTTATTGAatgtgggaggaaaaggagagagagaatagcaaAGATAACATCATTTTTGAGTTTAATAATTGGAAGAAAGGTGCTATAAACTATTAAATAGGTAAgctaggaggagagaaaaagtatTGGTATGAAAGaatatgaattcagttttgggCATGTTGGATTTTAGATGTCAGGACACCCTGATAGACATGGAAATTGAACGTGAAGGATTAAAACTGAGGATATACTAAGGCTAAAAAGAACAGCATATTATTGGGTTTACTTCATCAAAATTGATTGTGGGATTTTCCCTTCACACGGTTATTCAGATGTATCATTTAGTATCTATTAGATCCATTGTAATGCTtgtaaatatctttattttaattgtatGTCTATCTAATTCATATGAAGTTCTAAAATCCTGTAGCTCTAAATATTGGGTTCTGTTACACTACAGTTTAATTAAAGGATATTTCCAAATCAAGGTTTCCTCTGTGGGAGAAAAACACTCCAGTTATTCAGACATCCAATCTGGATCTCATTAAGCAAGTAGGGCCTCTGAAGATCTCTGCAGCTGTGAGgtgtgaagaaggaaggaattttcAAGGTAACCAGTGCCTGAATTCTGCAGGGCTTTGAAGGTCAAAGACAACACCTTATATTGTACAGTGAATAAAACAGACAGACTTCAGAACATCTGAAGTTTCTGGGTGG includes:
- the LOC122751024 gene encoding uncharacterized protein LOC122751024, whose product is MEPLADMLEIITCAILIFVSIVGNTCLFFSTRRCISGPLQPSLMIIFSLVFVHLLKNLVVNIMKIVYSSGGMLDSVSCKILRFTETLSTQLAIWFMLHFAVLYHHKLYQIVHPANETLNLNHQKRHLKAVSILWITGFGICIPILAFTEKLQHLNGANDTGLLYTKGLNMDCEIDFGNRQVEYYYEKIFLVLIDILPLTILVFVCFWIVFLLWEQRRLTYGGIWMGDDASEIEIFRGAKVSILLTLLITSLWISHFVFICFLKNLESFPFTPALLTALSSSFSAVSPYVLMLVNYKVKLEAFCCRKTEKFTTQPTNVLPCPYAS